AAGGTGAGTTCGGGCAGCGAGGCCGCCGCTTTGACGCAGGCCGGGAGTTGGTGGGGCAGGACGACGAGGTCGTAGACCAGGCCCGCGTCGGCCACGGCGGTCAGGCCCCGGAGTACGTCCGGACGCAGCAGCCACTCCGGGTCCAGCTCACCCTGGACCTGGTGGCGGATGCCCTTGAGGTAGACGCCGCCTGGGAGTTCGCGCAGCCGGGCCAGTTCGTCGGCGACGTCCGGGCGGGTGAGGTCGGTCCAGCCGACGACACCCGCGATCAGGTCGTGCCGCGCCGCGAGGGCGAGGAACTCCGGGGTTTCCTCCGGCACGGTGATCGTCTGGACGAGGACCGTGCGCTCGACTCCGACCGCGCGCGCCTCGGCGGTGAGGTCCTCGATCGTGAAGTCCCGTCGCAGCGGGCTGTCTTCGTCGATCCAGTCCTGGTCCCGCACCGACAGGTCCCATAGGTGGTGGTGCGCGTCCACGAGGGTCATGGCAGTTCCCATACGACGGGCAGGCCGGCGTCGGCGCCCTCGGTGGAGTAGTCGTGGACGATGTCCAGCAGCTCGCCCATCCGCGCCTGCCAGACCATGTTGACCGGGAGCTTCTCCAGTTCGGCGAGCATCGCCGGGTAGTCCTCGACCTCCAGGACATGGAAGAGGTCGGTGCCGCTGCGCCAGATCGTCCAGGAAGTGGCCCCGGCGGCGCGGATCGCGTCGGTGAGTTCGACGGGCACCTCGCGGTGCGCCGCCTCGTACTCCTCGACTCGGTCCGCGCGGACCTTGGTGTGCAGGGCGATCCTCATGACGGCTCCATCGACGACGTGGCCACGGGAACGGGGGTGCCCGAGGCCAGCAGCCCCTCGGCGCGCAGCTCCTCCCACAGCGCGTCCGGGATCTGATGCCTCAGCTGTTCCACGGTGTCGCGCACCTCCCCGGGGGAGCGGGCGCCCGTCAGGACGCTCGCGACCGCGGGGTGACCGAAGGGGAACCGCAGGGCGGCGGCGCGCAGCGGGACACCGTGGCGCTCGGTGACCTCCAGCAGGCGCAGCGCACGGTCCAGCACCGGCCGGGGCGCCGGAGCGTAGTCGTACATGGCACCCGGCTGCGGGGCGATCAGCAGCCCGGAGTTGAAGACGCCGCCGATGACGACGCTCCGGCCGCGGGCCGCGGCCTCCGGCAGCAGCTCGGCGAGGCCGTCCTGGTCCAGCAGGGTGTAGCGGCCGGCCAGCAGCACCACGTCGATGTCGGTCTCGCGCAGGAAGCGGGCGGGCAGCGCCGACTGGTTCATGCCGACGCCGATGGCCCCCACCACGCCTTCCGCGCGCAGCCGCTCCAGCGCTGGGTACGCCTCGCGCAGGGCCTGCTCGGCGTGGTCGTCCGGGTCGTGCAGCAGGGCCACGTCGATCCGGTCGAGGCCGAGGCGGTCCAGGCTCGCCTCCAGGGAGCGCAGCACCCCGTCTGCGCTGAAGTCCCAGACACGGCGCTGTGTCGCCGGTACGGCGAAGCCGTGGGCGAGGTCGTCGCCGGAGCCGCCCTCCGGGTTCGGCACGAGCAGCCGGCCCACCTTGGTGGAGACGGTGTACGTGTCCCGGGGGCGGCCGCGCAGCGCGGCGCCGAG
This DNA window, taken from Streptomyces sp. NBC_00663, encodes the following:
- a CDS encoding amidohydrolase family protein; this translates as MTLVDAHHHLWDLSVRDQDWIDEDSPLRRDFTIEDLTAEARAVGVERTVLVQTITVPEETPEFLALAARHDLIAGVVGWTDLTRPDVADELARLRELPGGVYLKGIRHQVQGELDPEWLLRPDVLRGLTAVADAGLVYDLVVLPHQLPACVKAAASLPELTFVLDHLGKPPIASGALEPWASGVRALAALPNTVCKLSGMVTEADWGSWTIEHLKPYADTVLHAFGPRRLMFGSDWPVCTLAASYGEVLDAAHQLTDARDRAEFFGGTAVRTYGLTRNHPCA
- a CDS encoding L-rhamnose mutarotase produces the protein MRIALHTKVRADRVEEYEAAHREVPVELTDAIRAAGATSWTIWRSGTDLFHVLEVEDYPAMLAELEKLPVNMVWQARMGELLDIVHDYSTEGADAGLPVVWELP
- a CDS encoding aldo/keto reductase; amino-acid sequence: MRTTPLGGSAVEVTPLALGCAGLGNLYQPVADETALATVEAAWDAGIRTFDTAPHYGLGLSERRLGAALRGRPRDTYTVSTKVGRLLVPNPEGGSGDDLAHGFAVPATQRRVWDFSADGVLRSLEASLDRLGLDRIDVALLHDPDDHAEQALREAYPALERLRAEGVVGAIGVGMNQSALPARFLRETDIDVVLLAGRYTLLDQDGLAELLPEAAARGRSVVIGGVFNSGLLIAPQPGAMYDYAPAPRPVLDRALRLLEVTERHGVPLRAAALRFPFGHPAVASVLTGARSPGEVRDTVEQLRHQIPDALWEELRAEGLLASGTPVPVATSSMEPS